One genomic region from Ornithinimicrobium flavum encodes:
- a CDS encoding polysaccharide biosynthesis tyrosine autokinase, whose translation MELSDYLRVLRRNWRLVVAIPLATIAVAALLTALMPREYRAEAELFVSTAGGDNVSDLVQGSSFTQRQVATYADIVTTPVVLGPVIEDLGLDMSARGLAGRVTATVPPNTVLINVTATDRNPVVAANIANTVADQFAETVQELERVSADGQSAVKATVVQPATPSEDPASPDPLRNMALAVVLGLLLGLGLAVLRDLFDQRVRGEADIARVTDEPTIGAISFDKDAPDHPLVIEIDPHSPRAEAFRALRTNLLYLDPDDQPTTFLLTSSVPNEGKSTTAANLALTIAETGSTVCLIEGDLRRPRLLEYMGLENAVGLTDVIVGRVELKDVLQPYVGGLSVLGCGPVPPNPSELLGSDAMRRLLDRLEADFDYVLIDAPPLLAVTDAAILSTLTDGAIVVVGADVVRRDELERALATLERVGGKVLGVVANRLPVKGPDAYQYSYGDYRPDTELEGRGRRERSRRSRRNSAAKPAGRG comes from the coding sequence ATGGAACTGTCTGACTATCTGCGTGTACTTAGGCGCAACTGGCGGCTCGTCGTCGCCATACCGCTCGCGACGATTGCGGTCGCCGCGCTGTTGACGGCGCTGATGCCTCGGGAGTACCGCGCTGAGGCAGAGCTGTTTGTGTCCACGGCCGGGGGCGACAATGTCTCCGATCTGGTCCAGGGGAGCTCGTTCACGCAGCGACAGGTGGCGACGTATGCCGACATCGTCACCACCCCCGTCGTGCTCGGTCCGGTGATCGAGGACCTGGGGCTTGACATGTCGGCCCGTGGTTTGGCGGGCCGAGTCACTGCCACGGTCCCGCCCAACACGGTGTTGATCAACGTCACGGCCACAGATCGCAACCCTGTGGTCGCGGCCAATATTGCTAACACGGTCGCGGATCAGTTTGCCGAAACGGTGCAGGAGCTGGAGCGCGTGTCGGCCGATGGTCAGAGCGCTGTCAAGGCGACGGTGGTCCAGCCAGCTACCCCCTCAGAGGACCCTGCAAGCCCCGACCCGTTGCGCAACATGGCGCTGGCTGTCGTGCTGGGACTACTGCTGGGCCTGGGGCTCGCGGTTCTCCGCGACCTGTTCGACCAGCGCGTCCGTGGTGAGGCCGACATCGCCCGGGTCACGGACGAGCCGACGATCGGCGCGATCTCCTTCGACAAGGACGCGCCGGATCACCCGCTCGTCATCGAGATCGACCCGCACAGCCCGCGGGCCGAGGCGTTCCGGGCCTTGCGGACCAACCTGCTCTACCTCGACCCGGACGACCAGCCCACGACCTTCCTCCTTACGTCGTCCGTCCCCAATGAGGGGAAGAGCACCACGGCCGCCAACCTTGCGCTGACGATCGCTGAGACCGGGTCCACCGTGTGCCTGATTGAGGGAGACCTTCGGCGGCCGCGGTTGTTGGAGTACATGGGACTGGAGAACGCGGTCGGGCTCACCGACGTCATCGTGGGTCGGGTCGAGCTCAAGGACGTTCTGCAGCCCTACGTGGGCGGTCTCAGCGTGCTGGGGTGCGGCCCAGTCCCGCCGAACCCGAGCGAGCTGCTGGGGTCGGACGCGATGCGGCGACTATTGGACCGGCTCGAGGCTGATTTCGACTACGTGCTCATCGACGCTCCCCCACTGCTGGCGGTCACCGACGCGGCCATCCTGTCCACTCTCACCGACGGTGCCATCGTCGTCGTGGGTGCCGACGTCGTGCGTCGCGACGAGCTCGAGAGGGCACTGGCGACGCTGGAGCGAGTCGGCGGCAAGGTGCTCGGCGTGGTGGCCAACCGGCTGCCGGTCAAGGGTCCGGATGCCTACCAGTACTCCTACGGCGACTACCGCCCCGACACCGAGCTCGAGGGGCGTGGCCGCCGGGAGCGGTCCCGCCGTTCCCGGCGCAACAGCGCCGCGAAGCCGGCGGGCCGGGGCTGA
- a CDS encoding ABC transporter permease: MSTATDSRARRTAEADRTEAPAPGSEETGRGRSPRTSQPGAGGDGASPRTRRSRPPTRRYAVGLLGLLVPTVLVLAWHWASTAGVFAVYQLPPPASVWEAGVDLWSRGELTRHVAISTQRVLLGFAIGASIGLAVGAVVGLSRWSAVLLAPTVGAFRAVPSLAWVPLLILWLKLGEDSKVTLIAIGAFFPVYTMVAGALRHVDPHLVELGRAYGLRPLRLFTRIQLPAVLPTVVSALRLALAQAWLFLVAAELAGASMGLGFLLTDSQNNGRVDRLVLAIVLLALLGKLTDSVIGLVEARLLRRWM; the protein is encoded by the coding sequence GTGTCGACCGCGACCGACAGCCGCGCCCGCCGCACCGCCGAGGCCGACCGCACCGAGGCACCGGCCCCAGGGTCCGAGGAGACCGGCCGGGGGCGCTCGCCGCGGACGAGCCAGCCAGGGGCCGGCGGGGACGGCGCCTCCCCCCGCACCCGGCGGTCACGACCGCCCACCCGCAGGTATGCCGTGGGCCTGCTCGGCCTGCTCGTCCCCACCGTGCTCGTGCTGGCCTGGCACTGGGCCAGCACCGCCGGGGTCTTTGCCGTCTACCAGCTGCCCCCGCCGGCGTCGGTGTGGGAGGCGGGGGTGGACCTGTGGTCCCGGGGTGAGCTCACCCGCCACGTGGCCATCTCCACCCAGCGCGTCCTGCTGGGGTTCGCCATCGGCGCCTCGATCGGCCTGGCCGTCGGCGCGGTCGTCGGGCTGTCGCGCTGGTCCGCCGTCCTGCTCGCCCCCACCGTCGGCGCCTTCCGCGCCGTACCGTCCCTCGCCTGGGTGCCGCTGCTCATCCTCTGGCTCAAGCTGGGGGAGGACTCCAAGGTCACGCTCATCGCGATCGGAGCGTTCTTCCCGGTCTACACCATGGTCGCCGGCGCGCTGCGGCACGTCGACCCGCACCTGGTCGAGCTCGGGCGCGCCTACGGGCTGCGACCGCTGCGGCTCTTCACCAGGATCCAGCTCCCGGCCGTCCTGCCGACGGTCGTCTCCGCGCTGCGGCTCGCGCTGGCGCAGGCGTGGCTCTTCCTGGTCGCGGCCGAGCTGGCCGGCGCCTCGATGGGCCTGGGCTTCCTGCTCACCGACTCGCAGAACAACGGCCGGGTCGACCGGCTCGTCCTGGCCATCGTGCTGCTGGCCCTGCTCGGCAAGCTCACCGACTCGGTCATTGGCCTGGTCGAGGCGCGCCTGCTGCGGAGGTGGATGTAG
- a CDS encoding aliphatic sulfonate ABC transporter substrate-binding protein: protein MSSRRLTLTLTTPLLSALLLTGCVAGEDSPQAAPEAAGGGWSDTELNIDFATYNPLSLVIKEKGWLEEELGEEVTVTWTQSAGSNKANEGLRAHALDVGSTAGSAALLARANGSPIKTILLYSQPEWSALVAPAGSEIDEVEDLRGRSVAATKGTDPYFFLLQALGEHGLTLEDIEVQNLQHGDGKTALENGSVDAWSGLDPLMAASVQDSGSTLFYRNIDFNTYGFLNATEEFLADSPDLAQVVVDAYERARVWAQENPEETVEILAEVAAIDPAIAEEVLVDRTVLDLDPVPGPVQTEVLDFVGTIFVESGDVPDQAVVDEALASLYDTSFVNAALGESAGG, encoded by the coding sequence ATGTCCAGCAGACGACTCACCCTCACCCTCACCACGCCCCTGCTCTCCGCCCTGCTCCTCACCGGCTGCGTCGCCGGCGAGGACTCGCCGCAGGCGGCACCCGAAGCCGCCGGCGGCGGGTGGAGCGACACCGAGCTCAACATCGACTTCGCGACCTACAACCCGCTCTCGCTCGTCATCAAGGAGAAGGGCTGGCTCGAGGAGGAGCTCGGCGAGGAGGTCACCGTCACCTGGACGCAGTCGGCCGGCTCCAACAAGGCCAACGAGGGGCTGCGGGCCCACGCTCTCGACGTCGGGTCGACGGCCGGCTCGGCCGCGCTCCTGGCCCGGGCCAACGGCTCCCCGATCAAGACGATCCTGCTCTACTCCCAGCCGGAGTGGTCGGCACTGGTGGCCCCCGCGGGCTCGGAGATCGACGAGGTCGAGGACCTCCGCGGCCGGTCCGTGGCCGCCACCAAGGGGACCGACCCCTACTTCTTCCTCCTGCAGGCGCTGGGCGAGCACGGCCTGACCCTGGAGGACATCGAGGTTCAGAACCTGCAGCACGGCGACGGCAAGACCGCCCTGGAGAACGGCAGCGTCGACGCCTGGTCGGGTCTGGACCCGCTGATGGCCGCGAGCGTCCAGGACTCCGGGTCGACGCTGTTCTACCGCAACATCGACTTCAACACCTACGGCTTCCTCAACGCCACCGAGGAGTTCCTGGCGGACAGCCCCGACCTGGCGCAGGTCGTCGTCGACGCCTACGAGCGGGCCCGCGTCTGGGCGCAGGAGAACCCGGAGGAGACCGTGGAGATCCTGGCCGAGGTCGCCGCGATCGACCCGGCCATCGCCGAGGAGGTGCTGGTGGACCGCACGGTCCTGGACCTCGACCCGGTCCCGGGCCCGGTGCAGACCGAGGTGCTCGACTTCGTCGGCACGATCTTCGTGGAGTCCGGGGACGTCCCGGACCAGGCGGTCGTGGACGAGGCGCTCGCCTCGCTCTACGACACCTCCTTCGTCAACGCCGCCCTCGGTGAGAGCGCGGGTGGCTGA
- a CDS encoding ABC transporter ATP-binding protein: MTSTLTATATPTGGRATAVPVRLRGVSRSFPTSAGRHDVLTGVDLDIAAGEIVALIGASGSGKSTLLRQMCGLDTPDAGEILIGSRPVRDVDQRCAMAFQEPRLLLWRSLAENVSLGLPRGTPAAEGQARVAELLRLVGLTEAADRRPRQVSGGMAQRASLARALARNPEVLLLDEPFGALDALTRLRMQDLLLDVHAAEPTTVVLVTHDVDEALYVADRVALVGSDEPGTGADIRSLTPVPGSRPRDRADARLAALKVQLLEGLGVPTHHRD, from the coding sequence ATGACCTCCACCCTCACCGCGACCGCGACGCCGACCGGGGGCCGCGCCACCGCGGTGCCCGTCCGGCTGCGCGGCGTCTCCCGCTCCTTCCCGACCAGCGCCGGCCGGCACGACGTGCTGACCGGCGTCGACCTCGACATCGCCGCCGGCGAGATCGTGGCGCTGATCGGCGCCTCCGGCAGCGGCAAGTCCACCCTGCTGCGGCAGATGTGCGGGCTGGACACCCCGGACGCCGGGGAGATCCTCATCGGCTCCCGGCCGGTGCGGGACGTCGACCAGCGATGTGCCATGGCCTTCCAGGAGCCGCGGCTGCTGCTGTGGCGCAGCCTGGCCGAGAACGTCTCGCTCGGGCTGCCGCGCGGCACGCCGGCCGCGGAGGGGCAGGCCCGGGTCGCCGAGCTGCTGCGCCTCGTGGGCCTGACGGAGGCCGCCGACCGCCGTCCCCGGCAGGTGTCCGGCGGCATGGCCCAGCGGGCCTCCCTGGCCCGGGCGCTGGCCCGCAACCCGGAGGTCCTGCTGCTCGACGAACCGTTCGGCGCGCTCGACGCCCTCACCCGGCTGCGAATGCAGGACCTGCTCCTGGACGTGCACGCCGCGGAGCCGACGACCGTCGTCCTGGTCACCCACGACGTCGACGAGGCGCTCTACGTGGCCGACCGGGTCGCCCTGGTCGGCAGCGACGAGCCAGGGACGGGAGCCGACATCCGCTCGCTCACCCCCGTCCCAGGCTCCCGGCCACGGGACCGCGCCGACGCCCGGCTCGCCGCGCTGAAGGTCCAGCTCCTCGAGGGCCTCGGCGTCCCCACCCACCACCGCGACTGA
- a CDS encoding phenylacetate--CoA ligase family protein, with translation MSIEAALERRAQTLAPALAQVVRGAAGRVPGFAARLAEAGVDTDEVCGSPGLAALPVLSKDDLVERQQADPPHGGLLAPDADVARWFQSPGPLYEPQLAGADWRWGQALADLGVGGADIVLNCFGYHLSPAGAMLEQGARSVGAAVVAGGIGNQELQARAIGDLGVSAYTGLPSYLKALVEAYDAAGLDAARWRLERALVTAEPLPDSLREVLTQRVPHVRMAYGTGETGLLAWEPAGEEPGQGLVLADGVDVQVCAIGTGEPLTDGTEGEVVISLLREDYPLLRFGTGDLSAWMLGPDGSLRLKGVLGRVGQAVKVKGMFLHPRQVTSVMEGAPGVADYRFVIDRVDHVDQLACHVVPDGTVAGEELTSALATRIREGLRFRTDVQVVDDLGEGEGPMVDRRDWS, from the coding sequence ATGTCGATCGAGGCTGCCCTGGAGCGGCGGGCGCAGACCCTGGCGCCGGCCCTGGCGCAGGTGGTGCGGGGGGCCGCCGGGCGGGTGCCGGGCTTCGCCGCCCGGCTCGCCGAGGCGGGCGTGGACACTGACGAGGTATGCGGCTCGCCTGGCCTGGCCGCGCTGCCGGTGCTGTCCAAGGACGACCTGGTGGAGCGGCAGCAGGCCGACCCGCCGCACGGCGGGCTGCTCGCGCCGGACGCGGACGTGGCCCGCTGGTTCCAGTCGCCCGGACCGCTCTACGAGCCCCAGCTGGCAGGTGCGGACTGGCGCTGGGGGCAGGCGCTGGCCGACCTGGGCGTCGGTGGGGCCGACATCGTGCTCAACTGCTTCGGCTACCACCTGTCCCCGGCGGGCGCGATGCTCGAGCAGGGCGCGCGCTCGGTCGGGGCGGCGGTGGTGGCCGGCGGCATCGGCAACCAGGAGCTGCAGGCGCGGGCGATCGGCGACCTGGGCGTGAGCGCCTACACGGGTCTGCCGTCCTACCTCAAGGCGCTGGTGGAGGCGTATGACGCCGCCGGGCTGGACGCCGCCCGGTGGCGGCTGGAGCGGGCGCTGGTGACGGCCGAGCCGCTGCCGGACTCGCTGCGCGAGGTGCTGACGCAGCGGGTGCCGCACGTGCGGATGGCCTACGGCACGGGGGAGACGGGGCTGCTGGCGTGGGAGCCGGCGGGGGAGGAGCCGGGGCAGGGGCTGGTGCTCGCTGACGGCGTCGACGTGCAGGTGTGCGCGATCGGGACCGGGGAGCCGCTGACCGACGGCACCGAGGGCGAGGTGGTCATCAGCCTGCTGCGCGAGGACTACCCGCTCCTGCGTTTCGGCACCGGTGACCTGTCGGCGTGGATGCTCGGCCCGGACGGCTCGCTGCGGCTCAAGGGCGTGCTCGGGCGCGTGGGCCAGGCGGTGAAGGTGAAGGGGATGTTCCTCCACCCGCGCCAGGTGACGTCCGTGATGGAGGGTGCGCCCGGCGTGGCCGACTACCGCTTCGTCATCGACCGGGTCGATCACGTCGACCAGCTCGCCTGCCACGTCGTGCCCGACGGCACGGTGGCGGGGGAGGAGCTGACGTCGGCGCTGGCCACCCGGATCCGCGAAGGCCTGCGCTTCCGCACCGACGTGCAGGTCGTCGACGACCTGGGCGAGGGCGAAGGCCCGATGGTGGACCGGCGCGACTGGAGTTGA
- a CDS encoding ABC transporter ATP-binding protein, which produces MSTAAVSSPGASGRPDAPEGGGLGDLLVLNNVEVIYDDVILVLRGLSFAVPEHQIVALLGSNGAGKSTTLKAVSGLLPSERGEVTDGSIVFKGEDITKMDASTRVGRGMSLCMEGRHVFEHLTIAENLVAGAYTRSGKESAEDLDMVYEFFPKLADMRARVAGYLSGGEQQMLAIGRALMARPQLLMLDEPSLGLAPLLVQEIFGYVKRLNAETGLTVLVIEQNARRALEVADHGYIMEQGRIVLEGPAAELRENPDVKEFYLGLGDEGSRKSYRDVKHYKRRKRWL; this is translated from the coding sequence ATGAGCACCGCAGCGGTCTCGTCCCCGGGCGCGTCGGGGCGACCCGACGCGCCCGAGGGCGGGGGGCTGGGAGACCTGCTCGTCCTCAACAACGTCGAGGTCATCTACGACGACGTGATCCTCGTGCTGCGCGGGCTGTCCTTCGCGGTGCCGGAGCACCAGATCGTGGCGCTGCTCGGCTCCAACGGCGCGGGCAAGTCGACCACCCTCAAGGCGGTCTCCGGCCTGCTGCCCAGCGAGCGCGGCGAGGTGACCGACGGGTCGATCGTCTTCAAGGGCGAGGACATCACGAAGATGGACGCCTCGACCCGCGTGGGCCGGGGGATGAGCCTGTGCATGGAGGGGCGGCACGTCTTCGAGCACCTCACCATCGCCGAGAACCTCGTCGCCGGCGCCTACACGCGCAGCGGCAAGGAGTCGGCCGAGGACCTCGACATGGTCTACGAGTTCTTCCCCAAGCTGGCCGACATGCGGGCCCGCGTCGCGGGCTACCTGTCCGGCGGCGAGCAGCAGATGCTCGCGATCGGCCGGGCGCTCATGGCCCGACCGCAGCTGCTCATGCTGGACGAGCCCTCGCTCGGCCTGGCGCCGCTGCTGGTGCAGGAGATCTTCGGCTACGTCAAGCGGCTCAACGCCGAGACCGGGCTGACCGTGCTCGTCATCGAGCAGAACGCCCGGCGGGCGCTCGAGGTCGCCGACCACGGCTACATCATGGAGCAGGGCCGGATCGTGCTCGAGGGGCCGGCGGCCGAGCTGCGGGAGAACCCGGACGTCAAGGAGTTCTACCTGGGCCTCGGTGACGAGGGCAGCCGCAAGTCCTACCGGGACGTCAAGCACTACAAGCGGCGCAAGCGCTGGCTGTAG
- a CDS encoding ABC transporter substrate-binding protein → MNRTRRGAFIAASAALALGLSACGGNGGGDAGDGDASGEPIKVGIIADLTGATGDVGTPYNEGMLAYIEHRNANGGVADREIEAISNDYAYEVPQAEQLYKQYVNDGVVAVQGWGTGDTEALHTKVADDELPFMSGSFAESLTDPAEAPYNFVVAPTYSDQMRVALNWIAEDAGGNAEVAVFHHDSPFGQAPVADGEAWVSEQGLDLGYESYAMPAGSANYVGLLSQAQSQGAKYIVIQNVASPAAQVAKDIAAQNLDMKIVCLNWCGNELFIDTAGADVAEGHMLIQPFAPLSSEKDGHEEMLAFLEEKGEDPESKGTSWVQGWMVMHVMAEGMEKAAEDGDITGPSIKEALETMGAIDTGGVIGEGDIEFSAESHRGSTSTGVYTAQGGQMVEVEAGATP, encoded by the coding sequence ATGAACCGCACACGACGCGGAGCATTCATCGCCGCGAGCGCCGCCCTGGCGCTCGGCCTGTCGGCCTGCGGCGGCAACGGAGGCGGCGACGCCGGCGACGGCGACGCATCGGGCGAGCCGATCAAGGTCGGCATCATCGCCGACCTCACCGGCGCCACCGGCGACGTCGGCACCCCCTACAACGAGGGCATGCTGGCCTACATCGAGCACCGGAACGCCAACGGCGGCGTCGCGGACCGCGAGATCGAGGCGATCAGCAACGACTACGCCTACGAGGTGCCGCAGGCCGAGCAGCTCTACAAGCAGTACGTCAACGACGGTGTCGTCGCCGTCCAGGGCTGGGGCACCGGTGACACCGAGGCCCTGCACACCAAGGTCGCCGACGACGAGCTGCCCTTCATGTCCGGCTCCTTCGCCGAGTCGCTGACCGACCCGGCCGAGGCGCCCTACAACTTCGTCGTGGCGCCGACCTACTCCGACCAGATGCGCGTCGCGCTCAACTGGATCGCCGAGGACGCCGGCGGCAACGCCGAGGTCGCGGTCTTCCACCACGACAGCCCCTTCGGTCAGGCCCCGGTCGCCGACGGCGAGGCGTGGGTCTCCGAGCAGGGTCTGGACCTGGGTTACGAGTCCTACGCCATGCCGGCCGGCTCGGCCAACTACGTCGGTCTGCTCTCCCAGGCGCAGAGCCAGGGCGCGAAGTACATCGTCATCCAGAACGTCGCCTCCCCGGCGGCGCAGGTCGCCAAGGACATCGCGGCGCAGAACCTGGACATGAAGATCGTCTGCCTCAACTGGTGCGGCAACGAGCTCTTCATCGACACCGCCGGTGCGGACGTCGCCGAGGGTCACATGCTCATCCAGCCCTTCGCACCGCTGTCCTCGGAGAAGGACGGCCACGAGGAGATGCTCGCCTTCCTCGAGGAGAAGGGTGAGGACCCGGAGTCCAAGGGCACCTCGTGGGTGCAGGGCTGGATGGTCATGCACGTCATGGCCGAGGGTATGGAGAAGGCCGCTGAGGACGGGGACATCACCGGTCCCTCGATCAAGGAAGCCCTGGAGACCATGGGCGCCATCGACACCGGCGGCGTCATCGGTGAGGGCGACATCGAGTTCTCCGCCGAGTCCCACCGTGGCTCGACCAGCACCGGTGTCTACACCGCGCAGGGTGGCCAGATGGTCGAGGTCGAGGCGGGCGCCACGCCATGA
- a CDS encoding branched-chain amino acid ABC transporter permease — MSATATGIYHRTYASELRLRSTRAEYVRLGLMVVLLLVVPFVLDNYWLSIANTILIAVIGAVGLNILVGYTGQISLGQGGFLAVGAYSSAILSERMGLPAPLAIALAVILTAVIGTFFGLPGLRLKGLYLAIATLASQVIIEFIIRRWGWLTEGRGYITLSRLEVFGWKLPRETFEQSWYWILLVLAALAVMAARNLFRTGLGRSFMAVRDQDIAAEAIGVNLTRAKLTAFAVSSGFVGLAGALTAHYNETVTWEAFTLNVSILYLAMIIVGGLGSVAGAVYGAIFMTLLPVLIRELADLVGPAAPWLSSQLPAIQNAVFGLVIILFLIIEPRGLNRLWERIKEYFRFWPFRY, encoded by the coding sequence GTGTCCGCGACCGCCACCGGCATCTACCACCGGACCTACGCCTCCGAGCTCAGGCTGCGCAGCACCCGGGCGGAGTACGTCCGCCTCGGCCTCATGGTCGTGCTGCTGCTCGTCGTGCCCTTCGTGCTCGACAACTACTGGCTCTCCATCGCCAACACCATCCTCATCGCCGTCATCGGCGCGGTGGGGCTCAACATCCTGGTCGGCTACACCGGCCAGATCAGCCTGGGCCAGGGCGGCTTCCTGGCGGTGGGGGCCTACTCCTCGGCGATCCTGTCCGAGCGTATGGGGCTCCCGGCGCCGCTGGCGATCGCCCTCGCCGTGATCCTCACCGCCGTCATCGGCACCTTCTTCGGCCTGCCCGGCCTGCGGCTCAAGGGCCTCTACCTGGCCATCGCGACCCTGGCCAGCCAGGTGATCATCGAGTTCATCATCCGCCGCTGGGGCTGGCTGACCGAGGGCCGCGGCTACATCACCCTGTCCCGGCTCGAGGTCTTCGGGTGGAAGCTCCCGCGGGAGACCTTCGAGCAGAGCTGGTACTGGATCCTGCTCGTGCTCGCGGCCCTGGCCGTGATGGCCGCCCGCAACCTCTTCCGCACCGGGCTGGGCCGCTCCTTCATGGCCGTCCGTGACCAGGACATCGCGGCCGAGGCGATCGGGGTCAACCTGACCCGGGCCAAGCTCACCGCGTTCGCCGTCTCCTCCGGCTTCGTCGGGCTCGCCGGTGCGCTGACCGCGCACTACAACGAGACCGTCACCTGGGAGGCCTTCACCCTCAACGTCTCGATCCTCTACCTGGCGATGATCATCGTCGGTGGCCTCGGCAGTGTCGCCGGCGCCGTCTACGGGGCGATCTTCATGACCTTGCTGCCGGTCCTGATCCGCGAGCTGGCCGACCTCGTCGGCCCCGCCGCCCCGTGGCTGTCCAGCCAGCTCCCCGCGATCCAGAACGCGGTCTTCGGGCTGGTCATCATCCTCTTCCTCATCATCGAGCCCCGTGGCCTCAACCGGCTCTGGGAGCGGATCAAGGAGTACTTCCGCTTCTGGCCGTTCCGTTACTAG
- a CDS encoding branched-chain amino acid ABC transporter permease: MSTFLNLLVYGLADGSILALAALGFVLIYKATSVINFAQGEFLLVGAYIFYTSFVVLGLPFIGAVLVGVLAAVVIGVLVERFILRPMIGEEPISIIMVTIGLSMLLKALVQMFYGTSVKSQPAILPNRSIEFLGAVVPLNRLLVVLIAAVVLTAFTIFFRRSRHGIAMRAVADDQQAAMTMGISVRRIFALAWVLAAVSALIAGVLLADITAVDQNLASFGLMVFPVVILGGLDSVPGTIVGGLTIGLVTQFVSGYLDPGLATVVPYIVLVLILLVRPYGIFGETRIERV; this comes from the coding sequence GTGTCGACCTTCCTGAACCTGCTGGTCTACGGACTGGCTGACGGCTCGATCCTGGCGCTGGCCGCGCTCGGCTTCGTGCTCATCTACAAGGCCACGTCCGTCATCAACTTCGCCCAGGGCGAGTTCCTCCTGGTGGGCGCCTACATCTTCTACACCTCGTTCGTGGTGCTGGGCCTGCCCTTCATCGGGGCGGTCCTGGTCGGGGTGCTGGCGGCGGTCGTCATCGGTGTGCTCGTCGAGCGCTTCATCCTGCGGCCGATGATCGGCGAGGAGCCGATCAGCATCATCATGGTGACGATCGGGCTGTCGATGCTGCTCAAGGCCCTGGTGCAGATGTTCTACGGCACGAGCGTCAAGAGCCAGCCGGCGATCCTGCCGAACCGCTCGATCGAGTTCCTCGGCGCGGTCGTCCCGCTCAACCGGCTGCTCGTGGTGCTCATCGCCGCCGTCGTGCTCACCGCCTTCACGATCTTCTTCCGCCGCTCGCGGCACGGGATCGCGATGCGGGCGGTGGCCGACGACCAGCAGGCGGCGATGACGATGGGCATCTCGGTGCGCCGCATCTTCGCCCTCGCGTGGGTGCTCGCGGCGGTCTCGGCGCTCATCGCCGGTGTCCTGCTCGCCGACATCACCGCGGTGGACCAGAATCTCGCGTCCTTCGGGCTCATGGTCTTCCCCGTGGTCATCCTCGGCGGCCTCGACTCGGTGCCCGGCACCATCGTCGGCGGGCTGACCATCGGGCTGGTCACGCAGTTCGTCTCCGGCTACCTCGACCCGGGCCTGGCCACGGTCGTCCCCTACATCGTCCTCGTCCTGATCCTGCTGGTCCGTCCGTACGGGATCTTCGGCGAGACCCGGATCGAGAGGGTCTGA